The window TTGGCTTTGGCGTCACCACCGCTACGGAGCGCGGCCAGGGATGGCTGCGGCTCAAGCGAGCGAGCCCCATGCCGCCGGCCGCCAGCACCTTCGCCAAGACGGTTATGGCGACGGTCTTCGGCACCCTGGTCTACCTGGGCCTAGCGCTGCTCGCCGCCGGGGGCGGGGACGTTTCCTTGGGCGCCGGCAACTGGCTTCTCCTGGGCGGGGTGTTGATCGGCGCGATGCTGCCCTTTGTCGCCCTGGGGCTGACCTTCGGCTACCTGTGCGGTCCGCACGCGGCGCCGGCGGTGATCAACCTGATCTACCTGCCGATGGCGTTTCTTTCCGGCCTGTGGATGCCAATCAAAATCCTGCCGGGGTTCATCCAGAAGATCGCTACGTTTCTTCCGTCGTACTATGCGGCTCAACTCGCCCTTGGCGTTGTCGGAATGCCGATGCGGGAAACGGCGGTCCGCTCTGTGCTCGCCCTCGCCGCCTTTGCGGCGGTGTTCCTGACCACCGCTTGGCTCGCCCAGCGGCGGGACCGGAGCCGATCTTGAGCCCTTTGAGGAGAAGAACGACCATGGCCAGAATCATCCGCTCGCCGAGCTCCCTCGCCTTGTCGATCGCCCTGATCGTCTTCGCAGCGGCCGCCGTTGGCCAAGAGCTGCCGAAGGAGCGCTTCGCCATCACCGATGTCCGGGTGTTCGACGGCACCGGGATCATCGAGCAGACCACTGTGCTGGTGAACGGCGGAACCATCGCCGCCGTCGGGTCGGAGTTGCCGATTCCGGAAGGAACACCGGTGATCGAAGGCGCCGGCAAGACGTTGCTTCCGGGACTGATCGACTGCCACACCCACACCTGGGGTTCGGCTCTCACCCAGGCGTTGACCTTCGGCGTGACCACCAGCATCGACATGTTCACCCAGCCGGACTACGCGGCGGGGGTCTACGCCAAGCAAGCGGAGAACGGAAATCCCGGCGAAGCGGACCTCTACTCGGCGGGGATTTTGGCAACCGCTCCCGGCGGCCACGGCACCCAGTACGGATTCGAGATTCCCACCCTCACCCAGCCGGAGGACGCCGACGCTTTCGTCGCCGACCGGCTGGCCGAAGGGTCGAAGTTCATCAAGATCGTCCATGAGGACGGCAGCGGCTGGGGGCGCAGCATTCCGACCCTCGACCTTCCGACGGTCGAGGCCGTGGTCACCGCAACCCACGCCCGCGAGCATTTAGCGGTCGCCCATATCGGCACCCTGGACAGCGCCGAAAAGATCATCCCCACCGGCGTGGATGGACTGGTGCACCTGTTCACCGACCGGCCGCCGAGCGATCGCCTGATCGAGGCCGCCGGGGAAGCAGGTATCTTCGTCATCCCCACCCTCGCGGTGCTCGCCCAGAACGGCACGCCGGTACTCGAAGACGCGAATCTTTCTCCGTTCCTCGAAAGCGACCAGGTGCAGGGCCTCAAACGCAGCTTCGCCGGCGCAACGCCCCAGGAGAAGCTAAAGAACGCCTTCGACACCATCCGCCGCCTGCACGAGGCATCGGTACCGATCTTGGCCGGTACCGATGCCCCCAACCCCGGCACCGCCCACGGCGCCAGCATGCACCACGAACTGGCGCTGCTGGTGGCGGCGGGACTGACGCCGGCGGAGGCCCTCGCCGGCGCCACCGCCCACGCCGCCGAGGCCTTCCGGCTGCTGGACCGCGGCCGCATCGCGCCGGGCCGCCGGGCGGACCTGCTGCTGGTGGAGGGCAATCCGCTGGCGAACATTGCCGCCACTCGCGACATCGTGGGTGTGTGGAAGCTCGGCGTTCCGGCGGCGCGCCAGGAGGTCGCAGCGACGGAGACGCGACTCCCGCCGCTGGCGGCGACGACCATCTCCACCTTCGACACCGGCGACGGCGACGAGATTCCTTCCGCATTCGGCTTCGGCTGGCAACCGACGACGGATGAGATGGCGGGCGGCGCCTCGCAGGTGAACCTCGTCCTGGTGGAAGCGGGCGACGGCAAGGCCCTACAGGTCACCGGAGAGATCCTCACGGGCTTCGCCTTCCCCTGGGCCGGCGCCATGTTCTTCCCCGCCGACCAGCCAATGCAGCCGGCCAACCTTTCGCACCGCGCGGGCATTCGATTCCGCACCCAGGGCGATGGCGGGACCTACCGGCTGATGGTGTTCGCTCAGTCCCGCGGCGCCATGCCGGCACAGGCCACCTTCGAGGCGGGCGACGGCTGGCAGACCGAAGAACACACCTTCGAGAGTTTCGGCGTGGACGGGTCGGACCTGGTCGGCATTGCCTTCACCGGCGGTCCCGGACTCGGCACCTTCCGCTTCGAAATCGACGACGTGACCTTTTATTGATCCAGTGATCGATCGACCCCTAGGGCACCGTCCATGAGGCTCCGCCTATTCCCCGAGAACCCCACCATCGGCTGGACGCCCTACGCCTGGCTGATCTACCTGGGGTTTTACTGGGCCCGGCCGCTGGTGGTCGGCGATCCCTGGGACCTCGTGCGCACGGCGCTGGTGACGGCGGCCTTCCTGCCGCTCTACTTCCGCACCTACTGGGTGACCGGCAGGCAGGCGGTTCCGCCGGCCGTCGGCATCTTGGCGCTCGCCCTGGTGGCGGCGCCGGGCAACGGCGGCGCGGCCTGCTTCCCGATCTACGCGGCGGGGGCCGTCGGCCAGTCTCAAAAGCGCCGGGTAGTGGTCCTGTGGGTCGCCGGCATCGTCGCCATGGTGGCACTCCAGAGCTGGTTCTTCGACCTGCCGACGATCTACTGGGCGGTCGCCTCGGCGTTCTCGGTGGTGGTCGCCGCCATCACCTACCACTTCGCCGAAACCTCCCGCCAAGGCCGCGCCCTCGCCCGCTCCCAGGAGGAAATCGAACGCCTCGCCACCCAAGCGGAGCGCGAGCGCATCGCCCGCGACCTCCACGACCTGCTGGGGCACACCCTGTCCGTCGTCACCTTGAAGGCGGAACTCGCCAGCCGCCTGGTGGAGCAAGACCCGGCCCGGGCCGCCGAGGAGATGCGCGCCGTCGAGGGAATCTCCCGACGCGCCCTGCGGGAGGTCCGAGAGGCGGTCACCGGCTATCGCGCCACCAGCCTGGTGGAAGAGCTGGATCGCAGTTCGCCGGCCTTGCGCGCCGCCGAGATCGAGCTGATCCGCGAAGAACCCCTGGTCGAGCCGGACGATGGGCTGCGCCCGATCTTCAACCTCGCCCTGCGGGAAGCCCTCACCAACGTCGCCCGCCACTCCGCCGCACAGCGGTGCCGGGTGCGCTTTGAGCGCGTCGCCGACGATTGGCGCCTAGAGGTCGCGGACGACGGCCGCGGCGGCCAGGCACCGGAGGGCGCCGGCTTGCGCGGCATGCGCGAGCGGGTAGCGGCGGTCGGCGGCACGGTGGAGCGCAACGGCGCCGACGGCACCCGACTGGTGGTCACGGTGCCGGTCACCACAGCGCCGGTCGCCCAGGCCGCTGAACCGGTGGCGGCGAAGGGTCTCGAATCGTGATCCGGGTGCTGCTGGTGGAGGATCAGGCGATGGTGCGCGGCGCCCTGGCGGCGCTGCTCTCGCTGGAGGACGACCTCGAAGTGGTCGCCCAGGTCGACGACGGCCGCCAGGCCCTCGCGGCGCTCGACACGGCAGCGGTGGACGTGGTGCTGACGGACATCGAGATGCCCGGGATGACCGGTCTCGAGCTAGCCGGCGAGATCCTGCGGCGCAGCGAAGAAGACCGCGAGCCGGATTGGGGTGGAGGACCGCGAGTGGTGATTCTCACCACCTTCGCCCGCCGCGGCTATCTGCGCCGCGCCCTCGACGCCGGCGCCGCCGGCTACCTGCTCAAAGACGCCCCGTCCAGCCAGCTCGCCGACGCCATCCGCCGGGTGCACGACGGCCGGCGCGCCATCGACCCGGAACTCGCCTCCGCCGCCTGGGGCGAGCCGGATCCGCTAACCGACCGCGAGCGGCAAGTCCT is drawn from Acidobacteriota bacterium and contains these coding sequences:
- a CDS encoding ABC transporter permease encodes the protein MSVQTFALETRYELLKTFRMPAFVLPTLAFPWMFYILFGLAFKAPGAALSMPTYLLATYGVFGVMGVALFGFGVTTATERGQGWLRLKRASPMPPAASTFAKTVMATVFGTLVYLGLALLAAGGGDVSLGAGNWLLLGGVLIGAMLPFVALGLTFGYLCGPHAAPAVINLIYLPMAFLSGLWMPIKILPGFIQKIATFLPSYYAAQLALGVVGMPMRETAVRSVLALAAFAAVFLTTAWLAQRRDRSRS
- a CDS encoding CIA30 family protein is translated as MARIIRSPSSLALSIALIVFAAAAVGQELPKERFAITDVRVFDGTGIIEQTTVLVNGGTIAAVGSELPIPEGTPVIEGAGKTLLPGLIDCHTHTWGSALTQALTFGVTTSIDMFTQPDYAAGVYAKQAENGNPGEADLYSAGILATAPGGHGTQYGFEIPTLTQPEDADAFVADRLAEGSKFIKIVHEDGSGWGRSIPTLDLPTVEAVVTATHAREHLAVAHIGTLDSAEKIIPTGVDGLVHLFTDRPPSDRLIEAAGEAGIFVIPTLAVLAQNGTPVLEDANLSPFLESDQVQGLKRSFAGATPQEKLKNAFDTIRRLHEASVPILAGTDAPNPGTAHGASMHHELALLVAAGLTPAEALAGATAHAAEAFRLLDRGRIAPGRRADLLLVEGNPLANIAATRDIVGVWKLGVPAARQEVAATETRLPPLAATTISTFDTGDGDEIPSAFGFGWQPTTDEMAGGASQVNLVLVEAGDGKALQVTGEILTGFAFPWAGAMFFPADQPMQPANLSHRAGIRFRTQGDGGTYRLMVFAQSRGAMPAQATFEAGDGWQTEEHTFESFGVDGSDLVGIAFTGGPGLGTFRFEIDDVTFY
- a CDS encoding sensor histidine kinase; amino-acid sequence: MRLRLFPENPTIGWTPYAWLIYLGFYWARPLVVGDPWDLVRTALVTAAFLPLYFRTYWVTGRQAVPPAVGILALALVAAPGNGGAACFPIYAAGAVGQSQKRRVVVLWVAGIVAMVALQSWFFDLPTIYWAVASAFSVVVAAITYHFAETSRQGRALARSQEEIERLATQAERERIARDLHDLLGHTLSVVTLKAELASRLVEQDPARAAEEMRAVEGISRRALREVREAVTGYRATSLVEELDRSSPALRAAEIELIREEPLVEPDDGLRPIFNLALREALTNVARHSAAQRCRVRFERVADDWRLEVADDGRGGQAPEGAGLRGMRERVAAVGGTVERNGADGTRLVVTVPVTTAPVAQAAEPVAAKGLES
- a CDS encoding response regulator transcription factor, which gives rise to MIRVLLVEDQAMVRGALAALLSLEDDLEVVAQVDDGRQALAALDTAAVDVVLTDIEMPGMTGLELAGEILRRSEEDREPDWGGGPRVVILTTFARRGYLRRALDAGAAGYLLKDAPSSQLADAIRRVHDGRRAIDPELASAAWGEPDPLTDRERQVLRLAGEGKPTAAIATTLHLSEGTVRNYLSEAISKLDASNRTEAARIARQQGWL